CCTACAATATTCTAAGAGTTAAAGTAGActtgaggaaaaaagaagaagactgAGTCACAGTGCCTGACTATCCTGCGGGGTTAAACCGTAAACGAAGAAAAATTGACCCCGCAACAACTCTGCTTGCATTGACCAACCAACTAATTAACCAGTGACATGAGAAAGCAGGGAATTTCAACCACTCAAAGCACACTTAGATGGAGTTTCACCATGAGAACTCTAGGAAATACTGGGACAATACTCCGATATACCACACTCCGCAAGGGAGAAAaagacaataacaacaacaaagtgTGCATGTATATAAGACTGATACCATGCATGTACAATCGTGTTTACCCAAGTTGCGTGGACTATTCAATTTCGATGCCACACccgtgttggattctccaaaagtaaactgcttttggagaatccaacacgcAGCcactgacatttttgaagagtcctagCAACATAGGTGTTTACAACTAGTATAGAGTGAGTAAATAAAATCTTTGTATAGACTTTGATAATTTACAAGTGCATAAACAATAAAGTAAAAAACAAAGATCCATGCTTGTAATTTACGAACATATTTTGTAATCAAAAAACAGGATTGAAGCATCCATACTTGGTATTCTTTAAGATTACaatctaaggaaaaaagaatttaattataTACTGCCCATTTAATGTTAGTCGCTAGTAATTCTTTCTTCAGTCCCATAGAAGACAAGTCAATAACAGGAACGATAGGAAATACTGGGACAATACTCCGATATACCACACTCCGCAAGGGAGAAAAAGACAATAACAACAAGTGTGCATGTATATAAGACTGATACCATGCATGTACAATCGTGTTTACCCAAGTTGCGTGGACTATTCAATTTCGATGCCACACccgtgttggattctccaaaagtaaACTGCTTTCGAAAAATCCAACACGCAGCcactgacatttttgaagagtcctagCAACATAGGTGTTTACAACTAGTATAGAGTGAGTAAATAAAATCTTTGTATAGACTTTGATAATTTACAAGTGCATAAACAATAAAGTAAAAAACAAAGATCCATGCTTGTAATTTACGAACATATTTTGTAATCAAAAAACAGGATTGAAGCATCCATACTTGGTATTCTTTAAGATTACaatctaaggaaaaaagaatttaattCTATACTGCCCATTTAATGTTAGTCGCTAGTAATTCTTTCTTCAGTCCCATAGAAGACAAGTCAAGAACAGGAAcgaatagaaaatattttaaaggatGAGAGACCCAATAGAGTCCCACAGTACAGATTACAGAATCACCAACGCTTTCACAGTTtagcaaataaagaaaaatcaagtGACATAACAAACTTGAGAAAAAGAAAGCAGTTCCAGTGGAactcaaaaaataataagaaattgtAATGCGCACCACACTTCTTGCAGTGAAAAAAGTTCTGACGACCACCAACTCTGCACAAAAGATAATATTCTAATTGGCATACTTCAGAAGCACCAAAATATTCAATATAAAGCTACCAGTGCAACGTGTATACTAACCTGCAGATTCCACAATCATCACAATGAAACTGCCCTTTGTCTATCTGTAACAGTGGAGTAGACAAATAAGTGCATTGATATAGTAGTTGGTAAAAGTGTCTAAACCTTAAAGAATTGCAGAAACTGAGCTCTGAGCAAGTGGTAACGAATAAATCTCATTCAGTCTAAGCACAGGATAATTACATCATCGTCATAGAATTTGCACACTTCACAGAAGTATTCTCCCATATTTACACCACAATTTGTACAAACATGAGCAACCTAAATTGAAAAAGAGAAAGACATAAGAAAATTGATTCATATATCACCAAACGAGAAacacaaatcaaattcaaaaaagcTACATTCAAATAAAGGGACACGTACTGGCTGCTCTGTATCGCAAACTGAACAAATGACCTGACATGCCAAAAGAAAACATACTTTGTGTAAGAATTTCCAAACCATAATATCAAAGAAGAATAAACCGCAAAATAATACCTGCTTGACATCATGTCGAACCAGTTCATGCCGATCAAAAATATTGCGCAACAAGCTCTAGTGAAATAAACACAGCGCAAAAATATGACAAACTGTCATCAGATTGTTAATAAAGCAGACAAAAGaggggcagcccggtgcactaaactCCTGCTGATTCACGGGATCCTGGGAAAGGCCAGACCACAAAGGTCTATAATACGCAGTCTTACCCTGCATTTCTACAAGAGACTGAGGAGCAAAAGATTGTTTCCACAGCTCGAAcccaacaactttaccagttacacCAAGGCTCCCCCCTCAAATTCAAGATAAAAGGGATTGTCCGATTACCATTGCTTCATTGTGACAATGGCGACAATCAAAGACTTCATTGCAACAAGGTGCCCTGATCCTGCATCTTCTCCTATAGTGCACGCATCTATCACATCCCCATAAATCAATCATCTAATCATaataaacttaaacaacaatctaGAGGAAAATCTATTAAATCCCAATCAGACACTAACAATGTTTCAATCTTGAAACTTACAACAGACAATCCCacgtaaacttgaagtttacccgcacccaagggtgtggctagtggtcaatgaagtgggtagAGAACATGAGATCTCGGGTTCAAATCCTAGTAGAGACAAAAACATACTACGCGATTCCTCCCATCTATCCTCCAGGCCACAAGCCACAGAGTTATGCTGCTGGTGGGAAGCAGCAGGTATGAATTAAATCGAGCTACGCGAAAGCTGACCCAAACACCAtggttaccaaaaaaaaaaacatggaaGTTCACCCACAAGCTAAATAAAGGCATTGCATAATTTACTTCACTAATCAAACAGTCAAAGAGGCACATTTACACACATTACAGCCTAAATCTGAAGGATAacatacataatatatacattaaaaatgcATAAATGTACATTATTTTTTCGTACCCATAACCCATTTTGCCAAAATCAAGGCGTTCATTGGAGGAGCCTTCCATTTTTTTGCAGCAAAACTAAGTAGACCCACCACCCCCCGCTAACAAAGAAAATGGTAATTAGCCGAGGGAGGAGGGCAGAGGAGACAAAGAGGGATGGGCTGAAAACCCAAAATTCAATCAAAGTGAAAATGACATCACGTAAAGTGACAAGGACCTTTATATATGCTGCCATTTAATTATTCAGACTACCCTCTTTAAGATATTGCAACAATTTACAATTttaaccaaacaaaaaaatactacctccgtcccattttatgtgttatcatttaattaagcataaaatttaagaaataagtgataattttataaaattttcaaaattacccTCTTAGTGTTTACTTTTTAGTTGACTTTTCTTAATAAGTAGAACCCACTAAAAATAAATgagaataatgttattatataattttgagacgattaaaaaggaaatgacacacataaaataaaacggagggagtatatatatACAATAGTATTAAATATTCCATATTTGGAAATAAAGAAATACTCTATCTATCGCCCTCAAATTATCTATCatgatttataaaaaataattatttaaattatttatcactttaataattcaagataaaaataattacatgttcacattttattttgttataacagtaatttttaaaaattacaaatatctcaATTAATATATCGACACATAGACaaagtaaatatataataaaaatagattacactttaaaatataaataagaataaaacaaTTTCAATTTCTTTTGATATAGCTTAAGATTTGTGTATAAAAGtaacatgataaataatttaaaatgaaaatacaacaagACTAAAGGTGACGAATGAAGTAAATTCTATGGCTAAATTCTTACCGCAAAATGTACTGATTGAGGAACGAAGAATGAATCTCACGATTGTTGAAATACTtgtaaaccaaaaaaaaaaaaaagaacaagactAAAGGTGGCGTGGGGTGGAGGAAGAGGATAAGATAGTTGGCTTGTGACCTGTGGAGCATGGGAGACAAAAAGGATAAGCGCCGTTAATTGGCGAATAGTGAAGGGTTATAACTTATAACCTTGTTATGGGCATCTACACAAAACAGTTTTGATATGCGAAGCCATTGGGCATTGACCACCAAAGGTACTTGGTTGACAGTTGACATTGGGTCAGTAAAAaatgatttaactttaaaaattaatttctcttTAGATGTCTCGTATTGGGAttaaatcaaattcaaaagtTTTATAGTGGGGTTAAAGGAGTAAAATGTTTTTATTTAACGAAGGTGAATTCACGTTAGGAAAACTCAGATCTAAAATTTCTAGTTAATTACTCTACCATAACTTTTGTTAAAAGGGTTCATATAGGTTGATTCACCTCCGAAGTATGATCCTTCTTTGTTAAAATATACTTTCCTCTATTGGACAAGttcgaaaaataataaataaattaaactaacaattatataattttttaatataaaagagAATTGTAGTATTTTCTTACAGataaatttatagattttaaatttcatattatcAAATTAATTGCTGAAAGAACAAGGTACAACAATTAAGGGGCGATTGGAGCAGTGGCATGGCTATTTTGGAGGGAATTGAACATAAATTCTCAATGCGAGACCTCTAGGGGTGATCAAATTGGTTAGGCAGGAAATTTTCTTAAGCGATATTTCTTGGTCGAGCTTATTGCGCGGACGTACCTGATGCGACTTACTTTTACTGTATGATTTGTGGGATTTTATCATGTGCGCATCTAAAGAATAGCGACTATTACTTTTATCATCCAAAATTTAATCTCAATTTGAGACCTTTTTGTGTAAACACCTTAACAGTCTAGTGGTGCTAACAAAATATTGGCCTAGTGATTAACAAATTAAGGTGGAAGCGCGGTAATCAAATGGTTTCCTAATAAGAtgtgatttttttggtcaacCGTGTTAGATGCTATCAGTTAATATTAGTTGATGTGGCATAaatgtatatctataatttataacatattaaaagtgtgaatactgttagaaaaatgatttgaactttttgcccttcattaaaagtcttcgcCATAagtaaaatcgtcttttcacatcattaatttattatataattatatttataatattaattcctaaaatatataaaactaaggattcctaaaatatattaaaatataatataatatattataaaataatataatatatggcAATCCCCCCTTTTCACGTTATGAtcctaaaatgaaaaaaaaagctACCCTAAGtaatttatttagttaaaaacataatatagtaccttaaataatttaataacataattgaTTGTTActtttccaaaagaaaaaatattttttttccttatttaaagaatctttttcttagaagaaaagaatttgaacttctataaattgattattatttcttTCACATCAACGTAGAAATATTATTCTCCTAATATTACAGTTTTCTTTATATCAGTTATATGTAGatttaatttattacaaattatgtttttataatttctctttgttatcgTTGTTTAAGATTTCTTTGTTTCTTgatgatataaagaaaattaaataataaatatttgtattattcttcatctttctctattttctttttcctattttgtgTTGTAGGAATATGAATTTCAACAGTTTATAATCAGGTGtttcatttatattttctataaattttgcaCTGTTAGGCTATCACTTTATGATTTTTTACGATTTATGATTAAAGAATTCTAAATCTTGATTTTGTCgttgaagattttttttgtttcttgatgatgtaaataaaaattaaaaaataaatatgtgtattattcttcatctttctcaatttttctattgataataaatgtctttctttcttttttttttttctatttgtgttgCAGGAATATGTAGCTTCTCAAAGgtttatattcaaatatttttttcatgtatattttctataaattttgtattgttatactatGACTTTATAATTTTCtctataattaataattaaagaatcctaaaatatatgatagtaggaaaataattactttagctcaaaaaaataaaattattattttaataatttatttgtgcACAGAAAAGGGGTATTCTAATTCCATAATACGTATTGTAAAATTAATTATAGTagaacacacaatttttttttttaaaaaaagtaacatAGAGAAAGTCTTAAATAGTAAagatgacaaaaaataaaatggaatgaaCTAAAGTTGTATtataattactttaaaatatttagtcGCATCAATAGTTTAGAATTAAATGTTTAggtttatttgaaataatatgttaaataatttatgaaagaaaactaattttttttcatagtttGGTGTCTTTCTTTGAAGGaaaagtttttgaatttgaatttttataaattgagaattaTTCCTTTTTGTGACAATATGATACGAAACAAAAATAGGTTAAAGTGATTTTTGAGGAAAAATGTGGTGACgagttatcatatttttctttaagtataatttttatcttaaaagttttatgttattttttaaaaaagttgtttACTTAACTCCAACATAcatacaataatttattttttataaaaatttattattaattaacacgagacacacgtgcaaaacaTGTATATTTGACTAGTATTTAAATATATCgctacaataaaaaataaataaataaagagaatcaAATTATGGAACACAAACTCCATGCAGGAAGAATTGCACTTTTAATCCTTCATTATTGATGGTCTTTCATTTTAACTATCATATAAACCAAGCTTTACGTATATTACTAAAaacattttaattatttaaagtgtGTATTTTTAGTCCCTTGCTTGACAAATATGTTATATAAAGATTATTTTAAGAACTATATTATCCTCAATTTAGTGCACTGTGGTGGGACCCTTCTCCAAAACATGTACATAGCAAGATCTTAGTGCATCAGGCTCTCTTTgttatcatcctcaaaataagaaGTAAAATAACCAATACAGGGTAAAATATG
The Capsicum annuum cultivar UCD-10X-F1 chromosome 6, UCD10Xv1.1, whole genome shotgun sequence DNA segment above includes these coding regions:
- the LOC107873058 gene encoding E3 ubiquitin-protein ligase MIEL1 isoform X3 → MLHRSQANYLILFLHPTPPLVLFFFFFLVYKYFNNREIHSSFLNQYILRCVHYRRRCRIRAPCCNEVFDCRHCHNEAMVICSVCDTEQPVAHVCTNCGVNMGEYFCEVCKFYDDDIDKGQFHCDDCGICRVGGRQNFFHCKKCGSCYSVSLRNNHSCVENSMRHHCPICYEYLFDSLKDTTVMKCGHTMHTECYHEMIKRDKCCCPICSRSIIDMSRVWRRMDEEIEETIMPEDFRDKKVWILCNDCNDTTEVFFHIIGQKCRHCESYNTRMIAAPVLPQ
- the LOC107873058 gene encoding E3 ubiquitin-protein ligase MIEL1 isoform X2, giving the protein MLHRSQANYLILFLHPTPPLVLFFFFFLVYKYFNNREIHSSFLNQYILRRRCRIRAPCCNEVFDCRHCHNEAMSLLRNIFDRHELVRHDVKQVICSVCDTEQPVAHVCTNCGVNMGEYFCEVCKFYDDDIDKGQFHCDDCGICRVGGRQNFFHCKKCGSCYSVSLRNNHSCVENSMRHHCPICYEYLFDSLKDTTVMKCGHTMHTECYHEMIKRDKCCCPICSRSIIDMSRVWRRMDEEIEETIMPEDFRDKKVWILCNDCNDTTEVFFHIIGQKCRHCESYNTRMIAAPVLPQ
- the LOC107873058 gene encoding E3 ubiquitin-protein ligase MIEL1 isoform X1, with the protein product MLHRSQANYLILFLHPTPPLVLFFFFFLVYKYFNNREIHSSFLNQYILRCVHYRRRCRIRAPCCNEVFDCRHCHNEAMSLLRNIFDRHELVRHDVKQVICSVCDTEQPVAHVCTNCGVNMGEYFCEVCKFYDDDIDKGQFHCDDCGICRVGGRQNFFHCKKCGSCYSVSLRNNHSCVENSMRHHCPICYEYLFDSLKDTTVMKCGHTMHTECYHEMIKRDKCCCPICSRSIIDMSRVWRRMDEEIEETIMPEDFRDKKVWILCNDCNDTTEVFFHIIGQKCRHCESYNTRMIAAPVLPQ
- the LOC107873058 gene encoding E3 ubiquitin-protein ligase MIEL1 isoform X4, which translates into the protein MLHRSQANYLILFLHPTPPLVLFFFFFLVYKYFNNREIHSSFLNQYILRRRCRIRAPCCNEVFDCRHCHNEAMVICSVCDTEQPVAHVCTNCGVNMGEYFCEVCKFYDDDIDKGQFHCDDCGICRVGGRQNFFHCKKCGSCYSVSLRNNHSCVENSMRHHCPICYEYLFDSLKDTTVMKCGHTMHTECYHEMIKRDKCCCPICSRSIIDMSRVWRRMDEEIEETIMPEDFRDKKVWILCNDCNDTTEVFFHIIGQKCRHCESYNTRMIAAPVLPQ